One region of Primulina tabacum isolate GXHZ01 chromosome 1, ASM2559414v2, whole genome shotgun sequence genomic DNA includes:
- the LOC142545927 gene encoding universal stress protein PHOS34 has product MEKSVMVVGIDDSEHSFYALDWTLQHFFSPSPENSPFKLVIVHAKPSAAMAVGIIGPGTADVVPYVEADLKKIAGRVLEKAKEICSAQLVKDVILEVVEGDPRNVLCETVEKHHASMLVVGSHGYGAIKRAVLGSVSDYCAHHAHCSVLIVKKPKAKN; this is encoded by the exons ATGGAGAAATCGGTGATGGTGGTGGGAATTGATGACAGTGAGCATAGCTTCTACGCCTTGGACTGGACTTTGCAGCACTTCTTTTCTCCTTCGCCGGAGAATTCCCCTTTCAAGCTCGTCATTGTGCACGCGAAGCCTTCCGCCGCCATGGCTGTTGGAATTATCGGGCCAG GTACTGCTGATGTTGTACCTTATGTGGAAGCGGATTTGAAGAAAATCGCAGGCAGGGTTCTGGAGAAGGCCAAGGAAATCTGTAGCGCTCAACTG GTTAAAGATGTGATATTGGAGGTCGTGGAAGGCGATCCCAGGAACGTTCTGTGCGAGACTGTGGAGAAGCACCACGCATCAATGTTGGTCGTCGGCAGTCATGGTTATGGAGCCATAAAGAG GGCTGTTCTTGGAAGTGTGAGTGATTATTGTGCTCATCATGCTCACTGCTCTGTCTTGATTGTGAAGAAGCCGAAGGCTAAGAACTAA
- the LOC142545934 gene encoding mitochondrial zinc maintenance protein 1, mitochondrial — protein MGSQALSAYRVVLRATRRTFAGDTLMLRESAAEVRKKFEENRNVTSAADLQRLLEEAREASHFISNMIVQAKLNDRGGYEVKPEKDHAGATLEIPSEEILKKKSV, from the exons ATGGGGAGCCAAGCACTGAGCGCCTACAGGGTGGTGCTGAGAGCCACCCGTCGGACGTTTGCCGGAGATACGCTTATGCTGCGAGAGTCCGCCGCTGAGGTTCGGAAAAAATTCGAGGAAAACCGTAACGTTACATCGGCCGCAGACCTCCAACGCCTCCTCGAGGAGGCTCGTGAGGCCTCACATTTCATTTCCAACATGATAGTCCAAGCCAAGCTCAATGATCGCGGCGGCTACG AAGTGAAGCCTGAAAAAGATCATGCTGGAGCTACCCTGGAGATTCCTTCTGAAGAGATTCTTAAGAAGAAATCTGTATAA